One Brassica napus cultivar Da-Ae chromosome C4, Da-Ae, whole genome shotgun sequence genomic region harbors:
- the LOC125585926 gene encoding uncharacterized protein LOC125585926, translating to MVVSNDSSSSGEEREALEVMPAPEVTPTPTPVTPLPPPASMETILARLALQEAAQKAVVDQITAIAKILAPIAANAEASTAQYRRHLFATERTTNVAPTLDNDNQSAGNDINAHTASELAALKQSVLDINSKIHQVTTSVPQIEHVLAESLRTPFTQKVTGVRLQKMEKLRLPTFKGLSDPYTHVTSFNIAMRRANLTDEDKDAGFCQLFVETLEGPALTWFTGLRENSVDCFHDLSTAFLKNYIMFTNQEATVSDLWNLTHASVQSLRDFMQKFKAIVSKIDIPDHIAVESLMNTLHVDSTFRQNLYRYPTKSVSDAIARSHNFIRMEEDTRAKFAKEAAAKQRPARTNDTRPEPRQHSSGGNTTQKRGYVSSVGDEESPKSAAITREKGWNHWDRDSAPKQSSSSEPASSNSEEPKKWCLYHKRDSHDTKECKVLIGQFFDRITNGTIQMPTSPTTPKNTKSWSKNKEKKAQKSQKNTAPSEERASPERTPVNNIGPANDSSEDEHPRHRRRVEVILSRPCDSSDDDVPTVQPDLRDKLDRKDKQSLTPSTTEKDLRILLKRRSTTNENTGTADLRTTNSKCNARRVGQIGDLRNQLNSKADDLRIQLNQTRINASNPSPAH from the exons ATGGTCGTTAGCAACGACAGTTCTTCGTCAGGCGAGGAGCGCGAAGCTCTCGAGGTGATGCCGGCTCCAGAGGTGACACCTACGCCTACACCAGTAACTCCACTCCCCCCTCCTGCGTCTATGGAAACTATCCTGGCACGCCTCGCCCTACAAGAAGCGGCGCAGAAGGCGGTAGTTGACCAAATCACGGCGATAGCAAAGATCCTTGCTCCTATCGCTGCAAACGCCGAAGCTTCAACGGCGCAGTATCGTCGACACCTGTTCGCCACAGAACGAACCACCAACGTAGCACCTACGCTGGATAACGATAACCAAAGTGCCGGTAACGACATCAACGCGCACACCGCAAGCGAACTAGCTGCGTTGAAACAGTCGGTCCTCGACATCAATTCGAAGATCCACCAGGTGACGACGTCCGTGCCCCAAATCGAGCATGTACTCGCGGAATCTCTTCGTACACCCTTCACGCAAAAGGTTACCGGCGTGCGGCTCCAGAAGATGGAGAAACTCCGTCTTCCAACCTTCAAAGGTCTCTCTGACCCTTATACTCACGTCACGTCTTTCAACATAGCGATGCGACGCGCAAACCTGACCGACGAAGACAAAGACGCCGGCTTTTGCCAACTCttcgtcgaaaccctagaaggacCGGCCCTTACTTGGTTCACCGGCCTCAGAGAAAACTCCGTCGACTGTTTCCACGACCTCTCAACGGCTTTCCTTAAGAattatatcatgttcaccaaccagGAAGCGACCGTGTCAGATTTGTGGAACCTCACTCACGCCAGCGTCCAAAGCCTCCGCGACTTCATGCAGAAGTTCAAAGCTATTGTCTCGAAGATTGATATTCCCGACCATATCGCCGTCGAATCTTTGATGAACACCTTGCACGTCGACTCTACATTCCGTCAGAATCTCTACCGATACCCGACAAAATCTGTCTCCGACGCCATCGCTCGCTCGCACAACTTTATCCGTATGGAAGAAGACACAAGAGCAAAGTTCGCAAAAGAAGCAGCAGCGAAACAGCGACCCGCCCGAACAAACGACACCCGCCCCGAGCCCCGCCAGCACTCCTCCGGTGGAAATACCACTCAGAAGCGAGGCTACGTTAGCTCGGTCGGTGATGAGGAATCTCCAAAATCAGCAGCCATCACGCGAGAGAAAGGCTGGAACCACTGGGATCGAGACTCCGCTCCGAAGCAGTCAAGCTCATCCGAACCAGCGAGTTCAAACTCCGAGGAGCCAAAAAAATGGTGCCTTTACCACAAAAGGGATTCCCATGATACGAAGGAATGCAAGGTCCTCATCGGGCAGTTTTTTGACCGGATCACTAATGGGACAATCCAAATGCCCACCTCTCCTACGACACCGAAAAACACCAAAAGCTGGagtaagaacaaggagaagaaggcacagaAGTCTCAAAAGAACACGGCCCCGAGCGAGGAAAGAGCAAGCCCTGAACGCACTCCCGTCAACAACATCGGCCCCGCCAACGATTCGTCAGAAGACGAACACCCGCGTCACCGGCGACGAGTGGAAGTCATACTCTCTCGCCCTTGTGACTCCTCTGATGATGACGTCCCGACAGTGCAACCAGATCTGCGCGATAAATTGGACAGGAAGGATAAGCAGTCTCTCACTCCCTCGACAACAGAAAAAGACCTGCGCATTCTATTGAAGCGAAGGAGCACCACGAACGAAAACACAGGAACCGCCGACCTCCGTACGACCAACTCAAAATGCAACGCCCGGAGAGTCGGTCAAATTGGCGACCTTCGTAACCAGCTCAATTCGAAGGCCGACGACCTGCGAATCCAACTCAACC AAACTCGAATCAATGCGAGCAACCCGAGCCCCGCACATTAG